The following is a genomic window from Deltaproteobacteria bacterium.
GGATTTCTCGGCGGGCTCTTGTCCAAAGAGAAAAAAGTCGTCCGGGCGGTGGACGGGGTCACTTTGTCCATCGACCGGGGTGAAATTCTGTCGTTGGTGGGCGAGAGCGGAAGCGGAAAGACCACCGTCGGCAAAGCGATCCTCCAGCTGGTCCCGCCTACGGAGGGCGCGGTGGTCTTCGACGGAGCCCCGGTCCCCCCGGACCGGGAAGGGCTCAAAGCGTTCCGACAGAAGGCTCAGATGGTCTTTCAGGATCCGTATCAGGCATTGAACCCCCGGCACTATATCATTGATATCGTGGCGGAGCCTTTGGACGTGGCCGGTTTGGTCAAAACATCGGAGGAGCGGGAACAGCGGGTCCGGGGCGCTTTGGAGCAGGCCGGACTGACGCCGGCGGACGATTACTTTTACCGCTATCCCTACGAGCTGTCCGGCGGCCAGCGGCAGCGGGTGGTCATTGCCGGCGCGCTGATTCTCGGTCCTCGGTTCATCGTGGCCGACGAGCCGGTGTCCATGCTGGATGCGTCCATTCGCACCGGGATCCTGAAACTGATGATCCATCTCCGGGACACAAAGGGGATCGCTTATCTGTTCATCACCCACGACCTGTCCTTGGCCTGGCTGATTTCGGACAGGATCGCCATCATGTACCTGGGGCGGATCATGGAAATCGGCACTGCCGATGAAATCATCAAGGCGGGACTGCATCCCTATACGCAAGCCCTGATGGCCATCATGCCCGTGCCGGGGCAGACCCGGGAAGGGGAACGGCCGGTCCTGGAAGGAGAGACGCCCAATGCGGCCGTCGAGATCCTGGGTTGTAAATTTTCCAGCCGGTGCCCCCGGGCAACGGAACGCTGCAGGCTGGAGCAGCCGGAATTGATGGAAGTGGCTCCGGGGCATTCGGTAGCGTGCTTCCCGGTCCAGGAAGCGATCGGGTCTATCTGACTGCGAGCATGGTGTTTTGGGGCTGATGAATGCAACGAAATGCCCACCTGTGAGGGAGGGCATTCTTTTGTATTTGTGAATTAGTCCTTACAAATGGGTAAAATATTGTAAAACACCTTCAAAAAATGATATAGTGAACTGAAACATATAAAACGCATAGAGAGTGGAGATTAAGGATGGCAAAAAAGGCAAAAATGCAGGAGCAGTCGCTGGAATCAATCATGTGGAATTGCCGCAACGCCCTGCGTGGCACTGTCGGGGGCAACGAAACGAACCGGGATGTGGTCATGGGGCTGGTGTTTCTGAAATTCGCCGGTGACAAATTTGAAAAGCGCAGAGCTGAAATACTCAAAGAATATGGCGATGTGCCTGCTTTTCTGGACAAGACATCCTTTTATCTTTCCAAGAACGTTTTTTATTTAAGTGAAACTTCGCGTTGGTCTTATATCGTCAAGAATGCCAGCGCGAATCATATCGCGGTCATTCTGGATACTGCCATGAGGGATATCGAAGACGGAAACCCGACCCTTCAGGGAGCCTTGCCGCAAAACCGGTATACTACCTTAAGCTCAATTCGCCCGGAGCAGCTTAAATCGTTGATTGACGAGGTCAATAAAATCGATGAGAAGCGGTTTCACGACAAAGACCTGATCGGACGTGTGTACGAATACTTTCTGCAGGTGTTCGCCATCGACTCCGGGACAGGCAACGAAAAAGGAGAATTCTATACCCCTGCAAGCATTGTCAAACTGATCGCCGAGCTGATCGAGCCCTATGCCGGGGTTGTATATGATATAATCACTACGAAAATGATACAATTTAATTACCCTATTTTGAAGGCTTCCTAAGGGGGTGAAGGTTCAAAAAAGGGGGTTTAGCTTTTGACCGGGATTGCCGGTTATTTTTATATAGGCCGGATTAGTTAATGGTAGTATTGATATGGTTGGTATGCAATTCAATTAAGAAAAGAGGAGTTGTATGAATCAGATCACAGAAGTGACCCGAAGAGATATAATTGACATTCTGGTTAATGGGTTTACCCATACAGTGTTTGTGGATAAACCGCATCCAGATTTTTTCAATTATATAGAATCCGAAGATTATGATGTAAAAATAGATTATTGGGGTAGGCTTGATGAAATAACTTTTTTGAAGAGACTCTATCCGCTCAATCAATTACCTTCATTCGACAGCCGTTTCAAAGATGCAGAAGGTGATATATGGCAACATACAGTTAACAATGATGATTATGGATTGGGTTGGGTTTTTGATGATGACAGATTTCATTTATCATCAGGCAATGACGA
Proteins encoded in this region:
- a CDS encoding ABC transporter ATP-binding protein; this encodes MKDAREALVRIDGLKVHFEIKEGFLGGLLSKEKKVVRAVDGVTLSIDRGEILSLVGESGSGKTTVGKAILQLVPPTEGAVVFDGAPVPPDREGLKAFRQKAQMVFQDPYQALNPRHYIIDIVAEPLDVAGLVKTSEEREQRVRGALEQAGLTPADDYFYRYPYELSGGQRQRVVIAGALILGPRFIVADEPVSMLDASIRTGILKLMIHLRDTKGIAYLFITHDLSLAWLISDRIAIMYLGRIMEIGTADEIIKAGLHPYTQALMAIMPVPGQTREGERPVLEGETPNAAVEILGCKFSSRCPRATERCRLEQPELMEVAPGHSVACFPVQEAIGSI
- a CDS encoding SAM-dependent DNA methyltransferase is translated as MAKKAKMQEQSLESIMWNCRNALRGTVGGNETNRDVVMGLVFLKFAGDKFEKRRAEILKEYGDVPAFLDKTSFYLSKNVFYLSETSRWSYIVKNASANHIAVILDTAMRDIEDGNPTLQGALPQNRYTTLSSIRPEQLKSLIDEVNKIDEKRFHDKDLIGRVYEYFLQVFAIDSGTGNEKGEFYTPASIVKLIAELIEPYAGVVYDIITTKMIQFNYPILKAS